From a region of the Rouxiella sp. S1S-2 genome:
- a CDS encoding DUF2569 domain-containing protein: protein MSQNSGYQRIGGWLLAPMAYLIVNLMSVVLMLLLYSMAIFKPESREYLITNSQAFTMQWYFSVVTTLVMGVFTLTALWQFCRRVKSLPKTYIIWLLFTVLLALKAFAFSPISDDLAVRNLLLPLLAAALLVPYFKRSRRVKETFTQ, encoded by the coding sequence ATGTCTCAAAATTCTGGCTATCAGCGTATCGGCGGCTGGCTATTGGCCCCAATGGCGTACCTGATCGTCAATTTGATGAGTGTGGTGTTAATGCTGCTGCTTTATTCAATGGCCATATTTAAGCCTGAATCGCGCGAGTATTTAATCACCAACTCTCAGGCATTTACCATGCAGTGGTATTTCTCTGTCGTCACTACGCTGGTGATGGGCGTATTTACCCTCACCGCGCTGTGGCAATTTTGCCGGCGGGTAAAGTCATTACCAAAAACTTATATTATTTGGCTGCTGTTTACCGTGCTACTGGCCCTAAAAGCTTTTGCTTTTTCGCCCATTAGTGACGACCTTGCCGTGCGCAATTTGTTGTTGCCTCTGCTGGCAGCGGCACTGCTGGTGCCCTATTTCAAGCGCTCCCGTCGGGTTAAAGAAACTTTTACACAATAG
- the rsxA gene encoding electron transport complex subunit RsxA, whose amino-acid sequence MTSYLLLFIGTVLVNNFVLVKFLGLCPFMGVSKKLESAIGMGLATTFVITLSNICSWIVNTFILMPLGLVYLRTMAFILVIAVVVQFTEMVVRKTSPSLYRLLGIFLPLITTNCAVLGVALLNINQQLNFMQSALYGFAASIGFSLVMVLFAAIRERLVVADVPAPFRGSSIALVTAGLMSLAFMGFTGLVKF is encoded by the coding sequence ATGACATCATACCTTTTACTGTTTATCGGCACTGTGCTGGTAAACAACTTTGTTCTGGTTAAGTTTCTTGGCCTGTGCCCGTTTATGGGTGTGTCCAAAAAGCTCGAATCGGCCATCGGCATGGGACTCGCCACGACCTTCGTTATTACGCTGTCCAATATTTGCTCGTGGATTGTAAACACCTTTATTCTGATGCCTTTAGGTCTGGTTTATTTGCGGACCATGGCGTTCATTTTGGTGATTGCCGTTGTCGTTCAATTCACCGAAATGGTGGTGCGTAAAACCAGTCCGTCGCTTTATCGTCTTTTAGGCATATTTTTACCGCTTATCACGACCAACTGCGCCGTATTAGGCGTTGCATTGCTCAACATAAACCAACAGCTGAACTTCATGCAGTCTGCTCTCTATGGCTTCGCGGCCTCGATTGGCTTCTCGCTGGTAATGGTGCTGTTTGCCGCCATTCGCGAACGCCTGGTCGTTGCCGACGTCCCAGCGCCATTTCGTGGTTCATCAATTGCATTAGTCACCGCAGGTCTGATGTCTTTGGCCTTTATGGGCTTTACCGGGCTGGTGAAATTCTAA
- the rsxB gene encoding electron transport complex subunit RsxB produces MFELWVAIGSLSAMALVFGLLLGYASRRFAVEGNPVVDQIDDILPQSQCAQCGYPGCKPYAEAVANGDKINKCVPGGEPVMLKLATLLNVDPQPLDGDAVEAVPVRRIAYIDESNCIGCTKCIQACPVDAIVGATRAVHTVVTDLCTGCDLCVAPCPTDCIEMLPIKTTTANWKWDMNTIPVQIIHAE; encoded by the coding sequence ATGTTTGAGCTTTGGGTTGCTATTGGTTCACTCAGCGCGATGGCGCTGGTGTTTGGTTTGCTGCTGGGATATGCCTCGCGCCGTTTTGCGGTGGAGGGAAATCCGGTAGTCGATCAGATAGACGATATTCTGCCGCAAAGCCAGTGTGCTCAGTGCGGTTATCCAGGCTGCAAGCCTTACGCCGAGGCAGTAGCCAACGGTGACAAAATCAATAAATGCGTGCCCGGCGGCGAGCCGGTTATGCTGAAACTTGCGACGTTGCTTAACGTTGATCCACAGCCGTTGGACGGTGACGCCGTCGAGGCGGTACCGGTTCGCAGAATTGCTTACATTGATGAAAGCAACTGCATCGGCTGCACCAAGTGCATCCAGGCCTGTCCGGTAGACGCTATTGTTGGTGCGACGCGCGCGGTTCACACCGTCGTCACCGACTTGTGCACCGGCTGTGACCTTTGCGTTGCCCCCTGCCCAACCGACTGCATTGAAATGCTGCCGATTAAAACCACCACCGCGAACTGGAAATGGGACATGAACACCATTCCGGTGCAAATTATTCATGCGGAGTAA
- the rsxC gene encoding electron transport complex subunit RsxC, translating into MFNLFATLKKEKIWDFDGGIHPPEMKTQSSLVPLRRMPLPERFIIPLQQHLGPEGELCVKSGDRVSKGQPLTTGRGRTVPVHAPTSGTISAIEPHITAHPSGLKELCVIIDADGEDRWCERQFVEDYTQLDAAAINQLIHQAGIAGLGGAGFPTASKIQGSLGHTKILILNAAECEPYITADDRLMQEHADEILLGTRIMCHMLHPEQVLIGIEDNKPEAIAALKAAIKNENHPGVNIELRVVPTKYPSGGAKQLTRILTGKEVPKGKHSSAIGVLMQNVGTVFAIKRAIIDAEPLIERVVTLTGESVNKPGNVWARLGTPVAHLMREGDFEPQNQQKMVIMGGPLMGFTLPSLDVPIVKISNCLLAPSVSEMGQPEQEEACIRCSLCAESCPAGLLPQQLYWFSRGQEHEKARNHNLFDCIECGACAYVCPSNIPLVQYYRQEKAEIRALDLEATRATEAKARFEAKQLRMEREKLARDEKHKKSAVKLSDEDASVITPQVSATEHNKPAVDSEKAADPRQVALAAAIARAKAKKAAVVADVEEVPISNEPIATPADMPIEGDARKAAVAAAIARAKAKKAAAASVNVEAEFKPEAAETCIDTSPEDKRKAAVAAAIARAKAKKAAASSEQAEAEQSVTPSPKPVTADTVQSESEGDPRKAAVAAAIARVKARKAAQAQTLSSEMSNEE; encoded by the coding sequence ATGTTCAATCTGTTTGCTACGCTCAAGAAAGAGAAAATCTGGGACTTTGACGGAGGCATACATCCGCCGGAGATGAAAACTCAGTCTAGCCTGGTGCCCCTGCGCCGGATGCCTCTGCCTGAGCGCTTTATCATTCCTTTACAACAGCATCTTGGACCCGAAGGCGAGCTGTGCGTTAAATCTGGCGATCGGGTTTCAAAAGGCCAGCCGCTGACCACCGGTCGGGGCCGCACGGTGCCGGTTCATGCGCCAACCTCTGGCACGATTAGCGCCATTGAGCCGCATATCACCGCCCACCCTTCGGGTTTGAAAGAGCTGTGTGTCATTATCGACGCCGACGGTGAAGACCGCTGGTGTGAACGGCAGTTTGTTGAGGATTATACTCAGCTCGACGCCGCTGCAATTAATCAGCTGATTCATCAAGCCGGTATTGCCGGTTTGGGCGGCGCGGGTTTCCCAACCGCCAGCAAAATTCAAGGTAGCCTTGGCCATACCAAGATTCTTATCCTGAACGCCGCCGAGTGTGAACCTTATATCACCGCCGACGACCGATTGATGCAGGAGCACGCCGATGAAATTTTGCTCGGTACGCGCATCATGTGCCACATGCTGCATCCTGAGCAGGTATTAATCGGTATCGAGGACAACAAGCCCGAAGCCATTGCCGCCTTAAAAGCCGCTATTAAAAATGAAAATCACCCAGGTGTGAACATTGAGCTGCGCGTGGTGCCAACCAAATACCCTTCCGGCGGAGCGAAACAGCTCACCCGTATTCTCACTGGCAAGGAAGTGCCCAAGGGCAAACACTCCTCCGCGATTGGCGTGCTGATGCAGAACGTCGGCACCGTGTTTGCCATTAAGCGCGCCATTATCGATGCCGAACCGCTGATTGAGCGCGTTGTAACCCTTACCGGTGAGTCGGTTAATAAACCGGGCAATGTTTGGGCCAGACTTGGCACGCCGGTCGCACATCTGATGCGCGAAGGCGATTTTGAGCCACAGAATCAACAAAAGATGGTGATTATGGGCGGGCCGCTGATGGGCTTTACCCTACCGTCACTTGATGTACCGATTGTTAAAATCAGCAACTGTCTGTTGGCACCCTCGGTCAGTGAAATGGGTCAGCCCGAGCAGGAAGAAGCCTGCATCCGCTGTAGCCTTTGCGCCGAATCTTGCCCGGCTGGTCTGTTACCGCAGCAGCTTTACTGGTTCAGTCGCGGTCAGGAACATGAAAAAGCGCGCAACCATAATCTGTTCGACTGCATTGAGTGCGGTGCCTGCGCCTACGTGTGTCCGAGCAATATCCCGCTGGTACAGTACTACCGCCAGGAAAAAGCCGAGATTCGCGCGCTGGATCTCGAAGCCACCCGAGCAACTGAAGCCAAAGCGCGTTTTGAAGCCAAGCAACTGCGCATGGAGCGCGAAAAGCTGGCACGTGATGAAAAGCATAAAAAATCTGCCGTTAAACTTAGCGATGAAGACGCCAGTGTCATTACGCCACAGGTCAGCGCAACAGAGCATAACAAGCCTGCAGTAGACAGTGAGAAAGCCGCCGATCCGCGTCAGGTTGCACTCGCTGCCGCTATCGCCAGAGCTAAGGCCAAAAAAGCCGCCGTGGTGGCCGACGTAGAAGAGGTACCGATTTCCAACGAACCGATCGCCACGCCTGCCGATATGCCCATTGAAGGCGATGCCCGTAAAGCCGCCGTGGCTGCGGCAATTGCCCGCGCCAAGGCGAAAAAAGCGGCAGCTGCCTCCGTCAATGTCGAGGCAGAATTCAAGCCTGAGGCAGCCGAAACCTGTATCGACACGTCACCTGAAGACAAACGTAAAGCTGCCGTGGCCGCAGCAATCGCTCGCGCCAAAGCTAAAAAGGCTGCCGCCTCATCCGAACAGGCTGAAGCAGAACAATCCGTGACACCGTCACCCAAGCCAGTTACAGCGGATACAGTACAATCAGAATCAGAAGGCGATCCCCGTAAAGCTGCCGTAGCAGCAGCGATCGCCCGCGTAAAGGCCCGTAAAGCCGCTCAAGCTCAGACGTTGTCGAGCGAAATGTCGAACGAGGAATAG
- the rsxD gene encoding electron transport complex subunit RsxD, producing MAFRIASSPFTHNRQSTRSIMLIVVLACIPGIAAQVWFFGYGTLVQVALAILIAILAEGAVLQLRKMPVAKRLGDNTALLTAVLLGVSLPPLAPWWMIVIGTIFAIIIAKQLYGGLGQNPFNPAMVGYVVLLISFPVQMTTWLPPDTLQVHHVGFVDTLLTIFGGHDSHNMTAYQLQMNVDGITQATPLDGFKTGLRSGHTAEQVLQQPLFSGILAGLGWQWVNLGFLAGGVFLMWRRIISWHIPVSILLMMAFCGTLAWVLDPGGYSPPIIGLFSGATMLGAFFIATDPVTASTTPRGRLIFGALIGLLIWLIRAYGGYPDGVAFAVLLANITVPLIDHYTQPRVYGHR from the coding sequence ATGGCTTTTAGAATCGCAAGTTCTCCTTTTACCCATAATCGGCAGAGCACCCGCTCAATTATGCTGATCGTTGTGCTGGCCTGTATTCCGGGCATTGCGGCGCAGGTTTGGTTCTTTGGTTATGGCACGCTCGTGCAGGTGGCGTTGGCTATTTTAATTGCCATTTTGGCGGAAGGTGCCGTTTTACAGTTACGCAAAATGCCTGTTGCAAAACGGCTTGGCGACAACACCGCACTGCTCACCGCCGTGCTGCTCGGCGTAAGTTTACCGCCATTGGCACCGTGGTGGATGATTGTTATAGGCACTATTTTTGCCATTATTATTGCTAAACAGCTTTACGGTGGACTGGGGCAAAACCCGTTTAACCCGGCGATGGTGGGTTATGTTGTGCTGCTTATCTCGTTCCCGGTGCAGATGACAACCTGGCTGCCGCCTGACACCTTGCAGGTCCATCATGTAGGGTTTGTCGATACGCTGCTGACCATTTTTGGCGGCCACGATTCGCACAACATGACCGCCTATCAGCTGCAAATGAATGTCGATGGCATCACGCAGGCCACGCCGCTTGATGGATTTAAAACCGGTCTGCGTTCAGGACACACCGCCGAACAGGTGCTACAGCAACCGCTGTTCAGCGGCATACTTGCCGGTCTTGGCTGGCAGTGGGTAAACCTCGGTTTTCTGGCCGGCGGCGTGTTTCTGATGTGGCGTCGGATTATCAGCTGGCACATTCCAGTCAGCATACTGCTGATGATGGCTTTTTGCGGCACGCTGGCCTGGGTGCTGGACCCAGGCGGCTATTCACCGCCAATCATCGGCCTGTTTTCCGGGGCAACTATGCTGGGTGCATTCTTTATTGCCACCGATCCGGTCACCGCATCCACCACGCCGCGCGGGCGCCTGATTTTTGGCGCGCTGATTGGACTGCTGATCTGGCTGATTCGCGCCTACGGTGGCTATCCTGACGGCGTTGCTTTCGCCGTGCTACTGGCGAACATTACCGTTCCGCTGATTGACCATTACACTCAGCCCCGTGTTTACGGCCATCGCTAA
- the rsxG gene encoding electron transport complex subunit RsxG, with translation MLATMRRYGVTLAFFGILMTGMTALVNLLTKPTIEHQALLQQRSLFDQVIPASVYDNNMQQECYNVTDESLGTATPHRMYLARKNGQPVAAVVETTAPDGYSGAIQLLVAADFHGKVFGTRVLEQHETPGLGDKIEVRISDWIKSFANQTINGASDARWAVKKDGGMFDQFTGATITPRAVVRSVKRTALFIETVPAQLSHLTPCGARDE, from the coding sequence ATGTTAGCTACAATGCGCCGCTATGGCGTGACTTTGGCATTTTTCGGCATCCTGATGACGGGTATGACTGCGCTGGTTAATCTTTTAACCAAGCCAACGATTGAGCATCAGGCCCTGCTGCAGCAGAGGAGCCTGTTTGATCAGGTGATCCCTGCCAGCGTGTATGACAACAACATGCAGCAGGAGTGTTACAACGTCACTGATGAATCATTGGGGACGGCTACGCCGCATCGCATGTACCTGGCGCGTAAAAACGGCCAGCCAGTTGCGGCAGTCGTTGAGACTACCGCGCCAGACGGTTATTCTGGTGCAATTCAACTATTGGTTGCCGCTGATTTTCATGGCAAAGTATTCGGTACCCGCGTGCTTGAACAGCATGAGACGCCCGGGCTCGGCGACAAAATTGAAGTGCGCATCTCCGACTGGATCAAAAGCTTTGCTAATCAAACGATTAACGGTGCCAGCGATGCACGTTGGGCGGTTAAAAAGGACGGCGGTATGTTTGATCAATTCACCGGTGCGACCATTACACCGCGGGCCGTGGTCCGCTCTGTAAAACGCACCGCACTCTTTATTGAAACTGTGCCTGCGCAGCTTTCCCACCTCACCCCTTGTGGAGCACGTGATGAGTGA
- a CDS encoding electron transport complex subunit E, which translates to MSEAKTLIVNGLWKNNSALVQLLGLCPLLAVTSTATNALGLGLATTMVLTCTNAMISAFRRWVPSEIRIPIYVLIIASVVSTVQMLINAYAFALYQALGIFIPLIVTNCIVVGRAEAVAANSPVHLAALDGLMTGLGATAAMFTLGSMREIIGSGVLFNGADLLLGSWAKVLRVQVVHLDNPFLLAMLPPGAFIGLGMLLAGKYLIDQRMKARAAARAAHSLPQGNTEKA; encoded by the coding sequence ATGAGTGAAGCAAAAACACTGATCGTTAACGGACTGTGGAAGAATAACTCCGCGCTGGTTCAATTACTCGGCCTGTGCCCGCTGCTTGCCGTGACTTCCACGGCAACTAATGCACTGGGGCTGGGTTTGGCTACCACCATGGTGCTGACCTGCACCAACGCGATGATTTCAGCCTTCCGACGCTGGGTGCCAAGCGAAATACGTATTCCCATCTACGTGCTAATTATCGCCTCAGTGGTCAGTACCGTGCAGATGTTGATTAACGCCTATGCGTTCGCGCTCTATCAAGCTCTGGGAATTTTTATTCCGCTTATCGTCACCAACTGTATCGTGGTGGGCCGCGCAGAGGCGGTTGCCGCCAACAGTCCGGTGCACCTTGCCGCACTCGACGGCCTGATGACCGGCCTTGGTGCGACGGCAGCCATGTTTACCCTGGGCTCAATGCGCGAAATTATTGGCTCCGGCGTACTGTTTAACGGCGCCGACCTGTTGCTGGGAAGCTGGGCCAAAGTACTGCGCGTGCAGGTGGTTCACTTGGATAATCCCTTCCTGCTGGCGATGTTACCGCCGGGTGCCTTTATTGGTCTTGGCATGCTGCTGGCGGGCAAGTACTTGATTGACCAACGAATGAAGGCACGCGCCGCTGCG